GTCATACGTGAAAAAGAAATGCGCTCATCAGCACGGTCGCGAATTTCTTGAGATAAACCAAAAGCTCCTCCGATTAAAAATGTTATATGACTGTGACCATTTAAAGTGAGTGTATCGATTTTTTGGGAAAGTTCTTCTGATGATATGGATTTACCCACTACATCGAGAACGATTAAATAACTGCCTGCTGGTACTTTTTTCAAAAGACGTTCTCCTTCAGCTTTTAATACAGCAGCTTTTTCAGCAGGGGAAGGATTGTCTTTCATTTTTTCTTCATTTATTTCAAGAAATTCTATTTGCGTGAATGGCTTTAAGCGCTTAGTGAATTCAGCTATGCCATCACGCAAGTATTTTTCTTTGATTTTGCCAGCAGCTACAATAGATATTTTCATGAGGTTTAATTGCTATTAGATGGCATTTCAGTCAAAGTAGCTTCAACATCACTTACATTGCCATTTCGAGAAATTGTGATAGTGATAGTATCACCAATATTATGTTCAGAAATAGCATTGCGCAAATCAGCTACTGTATTTGTTTCTTTGCCATCAACTTTTAAGATTAAATCACGCTGCTGTATACCTGCTCTATCAGCTGGGCCACCGAGGGCAATTTGCATTACAATGACACCAGCATCGACATTTAAGCGATAACCTGCTTGAGCTGCTGTTTGTTTATCGAGTACACCTACGCCGAGATATGGATAAGATACATGACCGCTGTTGATTAATTCATCAACGATTGGTTTTACTGTATTTATTGGAATAGCAAATCCCATACCTTCAACGCCTGTTGCGGCAAGTTTTGCGCTGTTGATACCGATTACTTTACCATCAGCATTGACAAGGGCACCGCCAGAGTTACCAGGATTGATAGCGGCATCAGTCTGTAATAATTTTACGCGGTTATCACCGATATTGAGTGTTCTATTTAAAGCACTGATTACACCAGCCGTTACACTGCCTTGGAATTCAAGTCCCATAGGATTGCCGATAGCAATGGCAGGTTCACCGACCATTATATCATCAGAGTCGCCAAATTCTGCTGTTGGAAGATTTTCAGCATCTACTTTTATGACAGCAAGGTCTGTATATGGGTCAGCTCCGACTAAGGAGGCTTTTAAAGTACGACCGTCAGATAAGGCTACAGTTATATCTTTAGCACCATCAATTACATGGTTATTCGTTACGATATATCCATCGCTACGGAAAATTACACCAGAACCAGTACCATTGTCAACTTCTACTTGGCGATTGAACCAATCACGAGCGACTGCTTTATTTGTTATGCCGACGATAGCAGGGCCAACTTTTTTAGCTGCTTGTACAACTGGTGTATTACGAGCATCGGAAGGCGGTGTGCTTGGTGCTGGAGC
The window above is part of the Megamonas hypermegale genome. Proteins encoded here:
- the rlmH gene encoding 23S rRNA (pseudouridine(1915)-N(3))-methyltransferase RlmH → MKISIVAAGKIKEKYLRDGIAEFTKRLKPFTQIEFLEINEEKMKDNPSPAEKAAVLKAEGERLLKKVPAGSYLIVLDVVGKSISSEELSQKIDTLTLNGHSHITFLIGGAFGLSQEIRDRADERISFSRMTFTHQMIRLLLIEQIYRAFKISRGEKYHW
- a CDS encoding S1C family serine protease; this encodes MKKLVYLLGVLLIASTTFLTACSFNSDNANSSKQDANNSTTTEAPAPSTPPSDARNTPVVQAAKKVGPAIVGITNKAVARDWFNRQVEVDNGTGSGVIFRSDGYIVTNNHVIDGAKDITVALSDGRTLKASLVGADPYTDLAVIKVDAENLPTAEFGDSDDIMVGEPAIAIGNPMGLEFQGSVTAGVISALNRTLNIGDNRVKLLQTDAAINPGNSGGALVNADGKVIGINSAKLAATGVEGMGFAIPINTVKPIVDELINSGHVSYPYLGVGVLDKQTAAQAGYRLNVDAGVIVMQIALGGPADRAGIQQRDLILKVDGKETNTVADLRNAISEHNIGDTITITISRNGNVSDVEATLTEMPSNSN